Proteins from one Hydrogenivirga caldilitoris genomic window:
- a CDS encoding pilus assembly protein PilM, with the protein MKLALKMPSLGRVFKKTKTGVSVYLTDKVFRVLELGADRKPIFEPVELVFEHETDEEKSKVITNVIDKHKLRGKEVVTCLTADEGMLKFQKFPIAMAKKDLMEAIDWYIKSETQQIKEETIYDYYFLEKEPDDKYIRVVITIARKNSVDKLKENLKRFGLTPKIIDYEIVDIINYGLMNKLPLPFSILYIDYYEAVLTYYSKGAISYNKIEFNYKRFKEDMDTTLLDTFLIEVRNLLVINEISNVYLAGPIIADEETLENIMMNLPVLGILDLENVPPAFFIPYVLSVRGLEE; encoded by the coding sequence ATGAAACTGGCATTGAAAATGCCGAGTCTGGGGAGGGTTTTCAAGAAAACCAAAACGGGTGTGTCCGTGTACTTAACTGACAAGGTATTCCGGGTCCTTGAGCTCGGTGCAGACCGGAAACCTATTTTTGAGCCTGTAGAGCTGGTGTTTGAGCATGAAACCGATGAGGAAAAGAGCAAAGTCATAACTAACGTTATAGATAAACACAAGCTCAGGGGCAAGGAAGTTGTGACCTGCTTAACCGCAGATGAGGGAATGCTGAAGTTTCAAAAATTCCCAATCGCCATGGCTAAGAAAGACCTCATGGAAGCTATTGACTGGTACATAAAGTCTGAAACCCAGCAGATCAAGGAAGAGACTATATACGACTATTACTTCCTTGAGAAGGAGCCAGATGATAAATACATCAGGGTAGTCATAACCATAGCCCGAAAGAACTCAGTTGATAAGCTTAAAGAGAACCTGAAAAGGTTTGGACTTACACCCAAGATAATAGACTATGAGATAGTTGACATAATCAATTACGGTTTGATGAATAAGCTCCCGCTTCCCTTCTCCATACTTTACATTGATTACTATGAAGCCGTTTTAACTTACTACTCAAAGGGAGCTATATCTTACAACAAGATAGAGTTTAACTATAAACGCTTCAAGGAGGATATGGATACAACCCTACTTGACACATTCCTGATTGAGGTGAGGAACCTGCTCGTAATAAACGAGATATCAAACGTTTACCTTGCAGGACCGATAATAGCGGATGAGGAAACCCTTGAAAATATCATGATGAACTTACCGGTCCTGGGAATACTTGACCTTGAAAACGTGCCTCCAGCCTTCTTTATACCTTACGTTCTATCGGTAAGAGGATTGGAGGAGTAG